From Campylobacter concisus:
CGGCAGCAAAAATGGCTGGCACAAAATAAGCGATGACAAATACACATTTAGACTAGATGGCAAAGTAGCAAATTTCAAATACGACAAAAATACTGGTGATTTTGGTTGCAGTGATGAAAATGAAATTTGCAAATCACTTCAGTAATGCATTATTACATACTCGCATTTTATGGGCTAAATTTAGCCCCACTCACTTATGAAAGCGATCAAAAACTAGAAAAATTTCAAGGCGTAAAGGCTTCTTTAAAAGGCAAAATTCTTACTGCCTTTATCGTAAAAGAAACTGGCAAACCAGAGTTTAAAACAAGTAAAATTTTAGAAATTCTACCGATTAATCTAACCTCAATGCAAAGCGAATTGGCAATATTTATCTCAAAATATTACACATGCGAGCTTGGCGTCAGCCTAAATTTATTTGAACCAAATGACACTATTGCAGTAGATCAAATTTATGAAAATCAAAATTTTAATGTGGCACCCAAACTAAGCGAAAAACAGCAAGAGGCTTTGGAGTTTATAAATAAACGTAAAATTTCGCTCATATTTGGCGACACTGGAAGCGGAAAAAGCGAAATTTACATCGCTAAGATTAGAGAAATTTTAAACGTAGGCAGCCAAGCGCTATTTTTAATGCCTGAAATTTCACTCACGCCACAAATGCAAAAACGCCTTGAGAGCTTCTTTGGCGAGGCAGTAGCAGTCTGGCACTCAAAGATCACGCCAAAGAAAAAAGAGCAAATTTTAAAAGATATAAAAAGTGGAAAAGTTAGGCTCGTTGCAGGTGCGAGATCGGCTTTATTTTTACCACTTGAGAGGCTAAAACTCATCATCATCGACGAAGAACACGACGATAGCTATAAAAATACAGGCTCAAAGCCACACTACAACGCAAGAGATCTTGCCCTCTTTCTAACTAGCAAATTTGACCTGCAAGTGGTGCTTGGAAGTGCCACGCCAAGCCTTACTAGCTTTTACAAGCAGGAGCATTTTCGCTTAAAAGGGACATATTTTGATTCGCAAAAAAATTACATTTTCGATGAGAGCGAGACTGGAATTAGTGAAATTTTAAAAGATGAAATTTCAAAAACACTCGCAAATAAAAAGCAAGCTGTCATCTGTCTGCCAACAAGGGCAAATTTTAAGTATCTAGTCTGCAAAAACTGCGGTGAAACGCTAAAGTGTCCTTTTTGCAGCATCGGTATGAGCTATTACAAAAAACAAAACGTGCTAAAGTGTCAATACTGCGAGCATAAAATGGCCGTGCCAAAAATTTGTCACCAGTGTGGTAGCGAGATGATAGAGGCCAAAAAGATCGGTACTAGCGAGCTACTTGAAAGGCTGCAGGCTGAGTTTGCAAACGCTAGGATCGCTAAATTTGATAGAGATGAAATAACGACGC
This genomic window contains:
- a CDS encoding primosomal protein N'; this translates as MHYYILAFYGLNLAPLTYESDQKLEKFQGVKASLKGKILTAFIVKETGKPEFKTSKILEILPINLTSMQSELAIFISKYYTCELGVSLNLFEPNDTIAVDQIYENQNFNVAPKLSEKQQEALEFINKRKISLIFGDTGSGKSEIYIAKIREILNVGSQALFLMPEISLTPQMQKRLESFFGEAVAVWHSKITPKKKEQILKDIKSGKVRLVAGARSALFLPLERLKLIIIDEEHDDSYKNTGSKPHYNARDLALFLTSKFDLQVVLGSATPSLTSFYKQEHFRLKGTYFDSQKNYIFDESETGISEILKDEISKTLANKKQAVICLPTRANFKYLVCKNCGETLKCPFCSIGMSYYKKQNVLKCQYCEHKMAVPKICHQCGSEMIEAKKIGTSELLERLQAEFANARIAKFDRDEITTQNKLVKALKEFNDGKIDILLGTQMLSKGHDYHNVELAVIMGFDELLNFPDYKARERTLALAMQVAGRAGRNGFGRVIIQSKQREFFESYISDYDAFLKDEIGYREGLYPPFTRLLRIIISHKDEHIVKNTMNEFVQRIEPLRSDELEIIGYGKCQIEYLGSKFRYEILLRSNSHIPLLKAANLCKSELSDIDIDPVNFS